The DNA sequence AATTGCCGCTGCCGTCGAAGGAAACGCTGATGGGCGTACCGCCATTGTCCGTGATGGTCAGGCCCGAAACGGCACTGCCTCCAGTGGCGGCGGTTACGGTGCCGCTGATGGTAAGCGTCAGATTCTTGGTGCTGGTGCCGTCCGGCAAGGTGTTGACCGTCAGGGTCGGGCCGTTGAAGACCGTCAGTGTGCCGTTCACCAGGGTAAAGGTGTAGTTGGATGCAGCCAGGGTTCCTGCGCCGATGGTGATGGGATAGGTTCCCACCGGGCTCGACTGGACGGCGGTGGTGGTAAGCGTCGGAGCGCCGCTCAGGACGGCAGCCGTTTCACTATTGACGAAGCCGCTGGGGGTGTAGGTCAGTGTCGGGTTTGCCGTGTTGATGAGCCTGCTCTTGTTGTCGGCGGTTATGGTCAGAGCAGCCTTGCCGACCGTCAGGGTCTGGGAGACGCTTGTTGCTGCGTTGACGGTGGCAGTGCCGGCCTGACTGGCGGTGATGGTGGAGGTTCCGACACCGACGATATGGATGTTACCGGCAACGATGGTGGCGACCGCCGCATTGGAACTGGCATAGCTGACCGCCAAGCCGGAACTGGCCGTGGCGCCGGGGCTGAAGTCGGCGGCCCCGTAGGTCTTGGCGGCAAGCGCGCCAAAGGTGATGGTCTGGTCCGCCTTGTTGACCGTCAGGGTCTGCTGGACGTTTGTGGCGGTACTGTACGTGGCATCGCCTCCCTGGCTGGCGGTGATGGTGGAGGTTCCGACACCGACGATATGGATGTTACCGGAGACGATGGTGGCAACGGATGTATTGGAACTGGCATAGCTTACCGCCAGGCCGGAACTGGCCGTGGCACCGGGGCTGAAGTCGGCGGCCCCGTAGGTCTTGGCCGGAATTGTCGGGAATGTGATGGTCTGCGCCAGAAGCGCCTTGGTCAAGGTTTCGTTGGTACCGGTGATATTCGGCGGCAAGATATCGCTTCCTTGTGCGTCAGTTGCCGACGGTGCATTTGTCAGGGTCAACGTCCCTGAGGCGCTTGCAGATACCGTAAAGGTAAGATTGGCAACGGTGCCGTCAGGAATAATGGCAGTTTGCGAAACAGGCAGCACGCCAAACCTGATGATGTTGTTCGTCGGTTTGCTGATGGTACTACTCGTTATGTCGGCGCCGACACTCGCGCCAAAACCTACGGCAACGGCCGATGCCCCGGCGGTTGCACTGACAAATGTCAACTGGGTGGGGTCGTAACCGATATCCATACCGACAGTGGCCAGCGTGTTGTTACTGTTGGAGAGCGTGATGGGCACGGTAACGGTGCCACCTGCCGTATACGTAGTTGTAGCAGGAGGTCCTATGTCAAGTGCCGGTACAACAGCAAATGCAGGGGCAGCCATGATAACTTGCAAGAATAAAAAAAACACAATGGACTTAAATTTCATATTTCCTCCAAAAGCGTCTATCACTCATCCGTATAACCGCCTATAACCTTCTAAACTTACAGCCCAAAATACGAATTAATTGCCTTTCTGGCTTCCCCGAGCGAAACGGAGCCATTTTCGTCCAAATCAATGCATTGGGGCGGGCTCGATGGAGAAAAGTACTGATTGATGGCGGTTCTCGCTTCGCCTAACGTCACTTTCCCATCTCCGTTACAATCTCCCGGCCGGAAGACGATGTTGCGGAGAATAGCCGCCGTGCCGGTGCCGGTGGCGGTAACCGCAATAGTATATGTCTGGACGCTGCTCAAAGCTATCGTTTGCGTGAAAGCATTACCGGCGATGGCGGGGGTGTACGTCTGGGTGGTGATGTAGGGGCCGCTCACGCTTATGCTTACACCGGTAACATCGCTGCTGACCGTTCCATTGAGGGTGATGTTCACCTTGGTTGTGGTGAAATCCTGAGTAATCGTCTGGGCCGGATTGGTTACGCCGGCAGTAACGGCGAGACTCGGCTGGCTGCTGTTGTAGATGACCGTCCTCTTGGCGGTGCTGGTGCCGCTCGGCGTCGTTGCGACAATATCAACAGTATTCCCACCCGCTGTCAAGGGGATGTTGCTGAAACTATACGTTCCGCTGCCTGGGGCAGCGGACGTGGTGCTGGTTGTGGCATCAACGGCATTACGGACCGTTACCGTGACGTTGGTAGCGGTCGCATCAACGGTGCCGCTGACCGTAATGGCGGCCTGGTTCGTGGTGCTGACATCCGCAGGGGTGTCGACCGTCAAAAGCGGAGCAGAGGAACTGTACGTAATCGTGCGGGTGATCGTTGTCACGTTGTTGGCGTTGTCGGTGGCTACAATGGCGACGGTGTTTGCGCCGCTGTTCAGAACGACCGCCTTGCTAAAGAACCCACTGGCGGTAATCAAGGCCGGATCGACCGTCTGCCCCTTCACGGTCAAACTTTTAAGACCGCCGACATCGCTGACGATCCCGCTGACATTCAGCACCGGGTTGTTCGTGGTGGCCCCATCGAGCAGGGTGGAAACCGTAAGGGCGGGCGGTGTCGTATCGACAACCAGCACGCTGGCCGAACAACTCGCCGTGGTGCCGCCGTTGGTGCCGGCGCACGTCCAACTCCAGGGCCCTGTGCCGGTTACCGATGAAGCCGTTCCGGTCGAGCAGAGGTTCGTGGTGGGGGCGACGGAGAAGCTGCCCCCATTGGCAGAGCCGCAGATCCCGTTAGACGGCAGTGTTATCGTCACGGTCTGCGGGCTCCCATAGACCGCCGACACCAGGTTGGTGGAGTCCTTTGCCCAGGGGTACAGGGTTATGACGCCACTATTGGAAGCGGTATAGCTGGTGGGAGCGGTTGCCGACCAACCACTGGCGGTGTAGAGTGGCGCCGTTGAGCTCTCGGTGATCAGATAGCCCGTGACACCGTTGGAACCGCTCGCGGTGAGGGTAATGCCCGTGAGCGTCGTTGAACTCGACGTGGCCGGCGCGCTGAAACCGGTGATCGCAGGCTTGACGTTCGATGCCAGGGCTGCGTTGATGCCGGATGTGGTTGAATTCGTGGCAACGGTTATGATATCCGCCGCACCGAGTGACGTTTGATTGTTGTAGTAATGCTTGTGTGTTGAGTCCGAATATACTTTATTGGCGTCATCAAACTGGACGACACATTGCCCGGCGGCGATACCACCGATTTTGTACGTCCCGTCCGCCAGTGTCTGCACCCCGGTAAAATTATCATAGAAATTTCCGCTTTTGTCTGAAGTTAAAAGATAGACCCAAATGCCGGCGATCCCCGTGCCGGTCAAATTGGTAACCTTTCCCGTTATCTGGCTACGAACAAGTAATGTGTTCGGGGCAAGAGTATTGATACCCGTACCTGCCCCGGCGGTGACGGTCCACGCAGAGGTTTGATCAAGATAATTGGCGCCGCTGAATTTGAGTTTGTAGGTTCCTGCGGGCACCAACCCCGCAATGAAGTTGCCGTTGGCATCCGTCACGACACTGGGAATGTTTGACAGCACCGCACCATTCTGATCGCAGACATTCACCTGAACACCGGAAATAACTGCACTTGTGGCGTTGTCTATCACCTTGCCGGAGATGGTCCCCCAGGTGCCGAATTTGGCATCGATGCCGGAAGTCACAACGCCTGCCACAACCGCAACCGGATCGGCAGAAGCGGCCTGTGACGTCAATTTGTTCTTATAATAAATCTGTGCGTTTTCTCCCGCCGGCGCGGCAGGATTTGTGAACATCACATAATAGGTCCCTGCGGCAAGGGCTGAACAGCTGCCGCCGTCGTTCGTGTACAGCGTGCTTGAATCATCATACGTATAGTTGCCGCTTGCATCCGTCAAGACATAGCAATTGGGGAACTGGGTCACCGATACCTGTATATTGGCTTTAGCCGTTCCGGCCAGATCGGTTGCGGTACCCTTGAATCCGATAGCTGCGAATGCGTCGGCGTATCCAGCAGCAATACAGAGCATCGTCATAACTATCGCACAGAATACCCGTGAAACTCTTTTCCGTATCAACATCTGCACAACACCATGCTTCATCATGCCGGACACTCTCCTTTTTCGTTCGAAGCAAAAATAACGGCCAACGGTCCCAATATCGCCAAAACCCTACTCAATATGGTTAAAAGGCTAACCTAACAAAAATTGTGAATTATTTCGAATAATTTGAATCTGCCCATCAGGGCTTATCCGCACGAACCGCCATACAAGGAATGCCCGGCCAATCGCGTGAGCAAATTCAGGCGTGAAATATTTTCATGCAAAAAAAGTACCTTGACGGAAAACCGGGACAACCCGAGCCAGACAGATTGAAGATAGTCATACCCACCAATGCACAGAGCCCCGCAAGGTTACCTGCGAGGCTCTGTAATACATTTTACTGAAAATATTCCGGCCAGAAGAGCGCCGACTAGGACTTGGACTTCCTGTCCAGCTTGATGACCGATTCGCACGGCGACAGGTAGCCGATGCGGATGCCGCCCCAATGCCGGCCGCCGATCATGAGCGGCCGCGACATGTCGTTGAGGATCTCGCCCGTATCGCGACGATAGGTTTGGAGCAGGAAACCATCGGTGTTCTGGGCGCAGCGGATGCCGGTACGGTCGTTGAAAATTCGCTTGGTGCGGTTATTGCTCTTATCCGTCTCCGGGTCTCCGGTCAAAGGCTTCGTGTAGCGCAGGTTGTGGCACGGGCAATACCCGTTGCTGTCCACGCAGATGGCGTAAAAGAGCTTGCCGTCCTTGCCGACCGCTTTCTCCTGGAAAGAGGATATCACGCGGTCGAAAAAGGCATCGAATTTGGTCGTGTATTTTTGAGGGTTGGTATTGGGGACCGGGACATGGTTTCTGTCGAACAGGGCCTCCATCGTGATCGTCCGGTCGCGCAACGCCGTCTCGATCGCAGCCAGCACCTCCCCTTCCATCTCGCGGACATGGGATTTGACGGTATCGTGATAGTTGCCGACCGAAAATTTGCCCACCGTGCCGTAGATCTGCTCTATCAGATCCGAGAAGGTCCCAAAGGCCTCGTTGGTCGCCTGGGTCAATTCAAACGTCTCGTTCGCCGTGGCGGAAACGCTCTGGATATTTTCCGAAATCTCCTGGGTGGTGGTGCTCTGCTGTTCGGAAGCGGCCGCAATCTGCTCAATCATGGTATGCGATTCGACGGCATGGCTTTTTATGTTCTCAAGACGCTGCCGCGCCTCTTCAGCCTTGGTGAGACCGGTCTGGACGAGGTCCGTTTCAGTAACGATCATGGCGGCTGCCTTCCGGCTGGCTTGCTGGATATTGGTCACAATCCGTTCGATCTCCCGGGTGGACCGGGTAGTCTTCTCGGCCAGCCCCTTCACCTCGCTGGCCACCACGGCGAACCCCTTCCCGGCGTCGCCGGCGCGGGCGGCCTCGATGGAGGCGTTCAACGCCAACAGGTTGGTCTGGTCGGCGATATCCTCGATCAGGACCACCATCTCGCCGATACTTGCCGATGAGGCCTCCAACTGGCGGATGGTCTCCAACGTACTGTTCACGCTCTCGCTGATCTGCCGCATGCAATTCCAGGTTTCCTCCACCACCACCATGCCGTCGCTCGCGGCAACATCGACATCCGACGAGAGCGTTGCCGCCCGGTGGGTGTTGCCGGCCACGTCGTTGATGGTCATGGTCATCTCTTCCGATGCCACCGCCACCGCCGAAGCCTGCTCCTTCTGATCCTGGCTCATCCTCAGGGTGCGGTCCGTGCCGAAGGAGAGCTCGCAGACGCCGCTGCCGATCATGCAGGCCTGCTGGTACAGGAGCGAGATGGTTTCGCGAATCTTCGTCGTCAGCCGGTTGACCTCCGTACCCAGGTTCCCCAGTTCATCGTCGGAACGGACGCGCAGTACCTGGGTCAGATCCCCCTCGCCGCTGGCCATTTCGGCCAACTGCTCGTGCAACTCCCTGACCTGGAGCACCAGCGTCCGGCTAAAAAAGAGGTACAGGGCCGCGAGGATCGCAAAGAAGAAGCAGAAGCCGACCACCGACAGCACGATTGTCAGCCGGAAGGCGCTTGCATACCCCTCTTCCAGGGAGGTGGTCAGCATCAATCCCCCCCGATGCCGGGCGGTGGCATCGTGGCAGCTATGGCAGCGCTGCTCGTTCTCCAGGGGCAACGCCAGGGTCAAAAGATGCCGGCCATCCTTCGTATCCAGACGTTCGACGTTCTTGCCCGCTTTTAAGGCCGCGCGAACTTCCTCGCTTGGCGCACCGTTGCCGCCCCACTCTTTGCCATCGCCGTTGAACAGCCGGATCTCCTGAATTCCACCCTTGGCTTTGATGTCCTTGACGTACGTATCGAAATTCTTCATATCGCCGATGGTCATCAGGTTGAGCAGGTCATGGCTCACCGTTGCCGCAATCTGGCGGGCATTGTGCTTTTCCAGGTCCATAGTGGCACTGTATTCAAGGTAAATCGAAAGAACGCCCAGGCCGGCAAAACCGATACAGAGTATGCCGCCGATCATGGTCAGGATCTTGCGCGTCAATTTTGATTTGAACATGGGAGCCTCTGGAATCAGGAAGGTATTTGGTAGCGTTTGCAGCGGATGGTTGCTAGCTAACTAGCCTGTTATACTAAATTTTTGTAGTATACAGTAAAATAACGGCGAGTGCAAACAATATATTTAAACATCGTTCTGTTATTTCCCTTGGCCACAAAAAAACCCGGAAGGTTTATCTTCCGGGTTTTGAGAACTGATTTAACGGCGCTTAGTTGGGATATACGGAAACCTTTTTCCGGTCCTTGCCCATACGCTCGAAGGTCACGATGCCGTCGATCAGAGCGAACAGCGTATAATCCTTACCGCAGCCGACATTGTTGCCGGGGTGGATCTGGGTGCCGTGCTGACGATAGATGATATTGCCGGCCGTAACGGATTCGCCGCCGAACTTTTTGCAACCAAGCCTCTGGCCGTCCGAATCCCTGCCGTTGCGTGAACTGCCTACACCTTTTTTATGTGCCATTTCCGTGTCTCCTGGGAAAAAATATCGTGTATTATGCGCTGATCTTTTCTATCTTGAGGACCGTGCGCTCCTGGCGATGGCCGCGAAGTTTGCGGGAATCCTTACGGCGTTTGGACTTGAACACGAGAATCTTCTTGTCCTTGCCCTGAGCCGCGATCTTGGCAGTTACCGTGGCGCCGGCAACCAGCGGAGCGCCAATGGCAATCTTTTCGCCGCCGACCATGAGAACCTCGGCAAATTCAATGCTGTCGCCGATGTTGCCATCAAGTTTTTCAACCTTGAGGAACTCACCTTCACTTACCTTATACTGCTTGCCGCCTGTCTTGATAACTGCGTACATATGTGGTCTCCATCTAATTCAATTTTGCAGAGTTTTGGACTATAGGTGATGCCGCCCCACAAGTCAAGTATTTTTTGCCCACGGATTTTCTATTTCGCGCATGATTCCACTTTTCCGTCGATTTCGCATATTCGGATATTTCCGCCGATGAAATAGAAACTTACGGCTTCCAAATCTGGCGGGAATAGTGTAAAAATAAATAGACGATCTTCCGTGCCTGATAGGCATATTGTTCGTTCGATCCAATTCAAATTGACAGGAGCCAGAAAAATGAATGTTCGCTGCAATGCCTTTGCCGCCGGTTGCTCACTTGCCTTCGCCGTAGCCCTCCAATCCGGCTGTGCGACCGCCCCGAAAACAACCCCCGCCACGCCGCAGACCGCGCAACAGACCCAGCAGCAAACCGCTGCGCAGGAAGAGCAACCGCAAATTCTGGCCGGCAAGGTTGTCGAAACCATGAACAGCGGTGGTTATACGTACATCAACCTGGAAAGCAACGGCAAAAAGACCTGGGTGGCGGTCCCTCCCATGAAGGTTGAGGTCGGCCAGGAAGTAAAACTTTCCCCGGGCATGGAGATGGGCAAATTCACCAGCTCGACCCTGAAACGGACCTTCGACAGCATCATCTTCTCGTCGGGGCCGGTGGGAAATAGCGCCGTTCAAATGCAGGGGAACCTCCCGAAAGTCGACCCGACCGCCAAACTCCCGGCGGGCCATCCGTCACTGGGCCAGATGCAGCAGAAACAGCAGATGCCGCAGGGACACCCGGCAATCGACGCCAAAGCGGCTGCCGCACCCGCAGCTAACGCAGGCGCCGGGATCTCCGGCAAGGTCGTCGAAACCATGGACGGCGGCGGATACACCTATGTCAACGTGGAAAAAGACGGCAAAAAAACCTGGGTCGCCATTCCTGTCACGCCCGTGACGGTAGGGTCGGAAATCGAACTCCAGCCCGGCGCGGTAATTTCCAACTTTTCCAGCAAAACCCTCAAGAGGACTTTTGACAGCGTCGTATTCTCGGGCGGAATCGTAACGAAGTAATCCCCAACCCGAGACTCGTCTGTTCCCCACCAGGAAATGAGCACTTTTTTCGCCACGGCGGGAAAGTGCTCATTTTCGAATGAAAACAAAATACACTCCGCGACGGTGCAGAGCGTTTCGATCCCCTGAAAGCGAAAGGTTGGACCCATTACATGCGTTGGATATACGGGCTGGTCGCTGTTTGTTTCATGATGCTGGCAGCAGGGTGCGGGAACCTGTCCCGGCCGATGGATTTCCACTTTGATACACAGAATAACGTGGCCCAGAATGCGACCATAACGTCAAACACCATCACGATCCAGGGCAACCAGTTTGCGGCCGACATCACCATCGTCAACGGCACCTATTCCATCAGCGGGGGGGCCTATACCAGCGCCGCCGGGAAAATAGGGCTGAACCAGACGCTCACCATCCAGCAGACGTCCGCCGCCACGACCAACACCGCCACCGTCACCACGGTCACGGTGGGCGGCTACACCACCACCTTCACCTCGGTCACGAACAGCGAGCTGTCGTTCCAGGCACAGACCGGCGTCGAGCTCAGTTCCACCATTACGTCCAACACCCTCACCATCCCGTCCACCTGGTCTTCATCCGCCATCAGCATCGTTGGGGGAAATTATTCCATCGACGGCGGCGCATACACCAACGCAGACGGCACCATCGGACCGGGCCAGACCTTGGCGGTCCAGCACACCTCTTCCGCGAGCAATTCGACGACGACAACCACGACGGTGACCGTCGGCAGTCATACCATAACCTTTACCTCCACGACCAAGGGCGTAACCTTGCCGAGCTTTTCCGCCGTGGTAGATGCCGAGCTCAACACACTGGTCGAATCGGCTCCGATTACCTACCCCAGCACCCTTACCGCAGCGACCGTATCGATTCTCAACGGCCTGTTTGCCATCTCGACCGATACCAGCGGTACGGCATGGGGCAGCTTTACCAATGGGACCGATACGGCAAACAACACCATTCAGCCGGGTCGATTGCTGAAGGTCAATCAGACCACTGCCAACAGTTACCTGGGCCAGACGGTCACGACCGTCACCATTGGCGGCAGCAGCACGACCTTTATTACCACCACCAAGATCGGCGGCACGACCGATGCCACCGGCACGATCAAGTTCCTCAGTTTTCATCCGAGCACGACGCTGTTCGATGCAACGACTACTTCGTTGAGTTTATATGCAAACTTGCAGAATAGCGGCAGCGCTTCCGCCGCTGCAACCGTTACCTGGCAAGCCAAGGATAGCAGTAACGCCGTGATCGCAAACGGCTCCTTCACAACCGCCAGCATCGCGCCTAACGGCGGGACGGTCACCTATACCTCTACGGGGACCAGTCTGCTCACGAGCCAATACCTTAAAATAGCTTCCTGGACTGTTTCGGTGGTGAAAAACTAGGCGCTGATTCAGCGATCGGCTGGATACAAAAAAAGCAGCGGGGCGGTCGCCCCCTGCTTTTTTTGTTAGCTCCCTTCCCCGGAAGCCCGTGCAAAAACGCTTGCATACCGACTCCACCCTCCCGTGACGGGAGCCCCACGGAGCCTGAAGGGGCTGGAGAGAAAACGGCGACATAAGGAATAACAAAGCTCCCTCCTCCCTGGCGAGGGGGAAGGGAGCTTTGTGGACTTCTTACGACGCATCATCGTATGCGCTCAACGGGCGCAGCCCGATTATGATCGTCGCCGGCTCGGTGCGGCCTGGGCGATTACCCTTCTATTCGGGATTATCCGAACCCGAAGTCGCCCGCGATCCCCGTGACGGACCGGCCGCCCGGCCTCCCCTGCCGCTGCGGGCGGCCTCTCTGGCTTCTTCCTGCTTTCTGCGTGCCTCGTCCTGCTGCTGCGTCGTTGCCGCGCCGTTACCCCCGGCTTGGGGGGCCGGTGCCGGTGCCTGCTGCTGCGGCCCGGGCTGCCCCGCAGCCTTGCTATCTGCCGGCTTGTCTGCGGCATCGCCCGTGTATTCGATAATGATCTGGGTATCGGTTTCGCGGATAGTCCCGTGGCCCGCCCCTGCCCGGACCTGGGCCGGAAGAGCGGCCATCAGCAGCGCCGGCAGGAGGTTTTTTGCCATCTTCAGCATAGCGCACATCCCCCTTTCCTCATCATGAACGTTCCCATCTTCTTTCCATGGCCGGCGGCAAAGCAGCCAACAACAGCCTTGCGTTTGTTCCTCCAGGCCGCCCTCACGTCTTGTTGCCCTACCCGGTAGTAATACCATTGTGCCGCCATTCGGCGCAATCGCATTTTCTCCGCCGCCGACACCGCGAGGGCGGAGAAATCATAAAAAAACCCCGCCTCTTTCGAGGCGGGGCAGCGGATTGCATTACATCAAAGCTTGCTACACCTGAGCACTACGGACGCTCAAATGTGTTCCATGCACCACTGGTACGGCTCCAGCCAAGGAGATAGACCATGGCTTCGGTGGTGCCGGAGGACAACGTGGTCAGGGTGCCGTCCGTGTAGGCAGCCGCACCCTTACCGAAGGTGAGGGTAACACCGTCGGCATTCAACTGGCCAGACGCAAGAGCCGTAGCGCCAGCCGATTGGTTCATGACCCCATCATCGAGG is a window from the Oryzomonas sagensis genome containing:
- a CDS encoding MBG domain-containing protein, with protein sequence MKFKSIVFFLFLQVIMAAPAFAVVPALDIGPPATTTYTAGGTVTVPITLSNSNNTLATVGMDIGYDPTQLTFVSATAGASAVAVGFGASVGADITSSTISKPTNNIIRFGVLPVSQTAIIPDGTVANLTFTVSASASGTLTLTNAPSATDAQGSDILPPNITGTNETLTKALLAQTITFPTIPAKTYGAADFSPGATASSGLAVSYASSNTSVATIVSGNIHIVGVGTSTITASQGGDATYSTATNVQQTLTVNKADQTITFGALAAKTYGAADFSPGATASSGLAVSYASSNAAVATIVAGNIHIVGVGTSTITASQAGTATVNAATSVSQTLTVGKAALTITADNKSRLINTANPTLTYTPSGFVNSETAAVLSGAPTLTTTAVQSSPVGTYPITIGAGTLAASNYTFTLVNGTLTVFNGPTLTVNTLPDGTSTKNLTLTISGTVTAATGGSAVSGLTITDNGGTPISVSFDGSGNFSTAITLSTGANVIVVTATDAGSNTSTNTRTITLDPTLADLTITQPTDGSYTSKTFVDIVGTVGAPQSTTVTITLNGVLNGTATLNGDNFTYTVNNLVSGANTILITATDTVTGVHTVQRNITSDTNAPTLQITSPAQDVTIRNSSITLSGTVTDAVTSAQISISANGQTYTPAVAADGSFSQLIPLPDFKTYPIIVTATDLALNAATVQRNVIRAYPTGALDGTSTPTVADAIKVLRFSLGLDTPTAAQLVNCDVGPLDGNKKPSPDGVIDIRDVLLVLERAVGTITW
- a CDS encoding carboxypeptidase regulatory-like domain-containing protein yields the protein MMKHGVVQMLIRKRVSRVFCAIVMTMLCIAAGYADAFAAIGFKGTATDLAGTAKANIQVSVTQFPNCYVLTDASGNYTYDDSSTLYTNDGGSCSALAAGTYYVMFTNPAAPAGENAQIYYKNKLTSQAASADPVAVVAGVVTSGIDAKFGTWGTISGKVIDNATSAVISGVQVNVCDQNGAVLSNIPSVVTDANGNFIAGLVPAGTYKLKFSGANYLDQTSAWTVTAGAGTGINTLAPNTLLVRSQITGKVTNLTGTGIAGIWVYLLTSDKSGNFYDNFTGVQTLADGTYKIGGIAAGQCVVQFDDANKVYSDSTHKHYYNNQTSLGAADIITVATNSTTSGINAALASNVKPAITGFSAPATSSSTTLTGITLTASGSNGVTGYLITESSTAPLYTASGWSATAPTSYTASNSGVITLYPWAKDSTNLVSAVYGSPQTVTITLPSNGICGSANGGSFSVAPTTNLCSTGTASSVTGTGPWSWTCAGTNGGTTASCSASVLVVDTTPPALTVSTLLDGATTNNPVLNVSGIVSDVGGLKSLTVKGQTVDPALITASGFFSKAVVLNSGANTVAIVATDNANNVTTITRTITYSSSAPLLTVDTPADVSTTNQAAITVSGTVDATATNVTVTVRNAVDATTSTTSAAPGSGTYSFSNIPLTAGGNTVDIVATTPSGTSTAKRTVIYNSSQPSLAVTAGVTNPAQTITQDFTTTKVNITLNGTVSSDVTGVSISVSGPYITTQTYTPAIAGNAFTQTIALSSVQTYTIAVTATGTGTAAILRNIVFRPGDCNGDGKVTLGEARTAINQYFSPSSPPQCIDLDENGSVSLGEARKAINSYFGL
- a CDS encoding methyl-accepting chemotaxis protein — translated: MFKSKLTRKILTMIGGILCIGFAGLGVLSIYLEYSATMDLEKHNARQIAATVSHDLLNLMTIGDMKNFDTYVKDIKAKGGIQEIRLFNGDGKEWGGNGAPSEEVRAALKAGKNVERLDTKDGRHLLTLALPLENEQRCHSCHDATARHRGGLMLTTSLEEGYASAFRLTIVLSVVGFCFFFAILAALYLFFSRTLVLQVRELHEQLAEMASGEGDLTQVLRVRSDDELGNLGTEVNRLTTKIRETISLLYQQACMIGSGVCELSFGTDRTLRMSQDQKEQASAVAVASEEMTMTINDVAGNTHRAATLSSDVDVAASDGMVVVEETWNCMRQISESVNSTLETIRQLEASSASIGEMVVLIEDIADQTNLLALNASIEAARAGDAGKGFAVVASEVKGLAEKTTRSTREIERIVTNIQQASRKAAAMIVTETDLVQTGLTKAEEARQRLENIKSHAVESHTMIEQIAAASEQQSTTTQEISENIQSVSATANETFELTQATNEAFGTFSDLIEQIYGTVGKFSVGNYHDTVKSHVREMEGEVLAAIETALRDRTITMEALFDRNHVPVPNTNPQKYTTKFDAFFDRVISSFQEKAVGKDGKLFYAICVDSNGYCPCHNLRYTKPLTGDPETDKSNNRTKRIFNDRTGIRCAQNTDGFLLQTYRRDTGEILNDMSRPLMIGGRHWGGIRIGYLSPCESVIKLDRKSKS
- the rpmA gene encoding 50S ribosomal protein L27, producing MAHKKGVGSSRNGRDSDGQRLGCKKFGGESVTAGNIIYRQHGTQIHPGNNVGCGKDYTLFALIDGIVTFERMGKDRKKVSVYPN
- the rplU gene encoding 50S ribosomal protein L21; this translates as MYAVIKTGGKQYKVSEGEFLKVEKLDGNIGDSIEFAEVLMVGGEKIAIGAPLVAGATVTAKIAAQGKDKKILVFKSKRRKDSRKLRGHRQERTVLKIEKISA